A single region of the Silene latifolia isolate original U9 population chromosome 8, ASM4854445v1, whole genome shotgun sequence genome encodes:
- the LOC141596259 gene encoding la-related protein 6A yields MEGGGVKEARLISTVDSALPSTATTATTASPEISTVDSSAVDVEVVDSSPPSDDADSPPQSAAASSVVDSSPPSDGADSPPQSAAASSGADLHAKIIKQVEYYFSDENLPSDKFLIKYVKKDKQGFVPISVIATFRKVKRLTKDSSVIVDALKESSQLVVSSDGKKVKRLHPLPSSLTNPSSETNSSKLCTIVVENLPEDSSTENIRRIFGQVGSIKSISIHDPQVTGDANRTKAEKQISGKLHALIEYETEEDAEKAVALNDETDWRNGLRVQLLRKRMGHEVGRKARKGSDSEKGGQDRVPASVKEGDKTHSNEKPNDDPDDKEGDHVSKEKNGQKGRNRSKGRKYRGNNGMGHGTTSAIEPSKPPPGPKMPDGTKGFAMGRGRPIISGNV; encoded by the exons ATGGAGGGCGGCGGCGTAAAAGAAGCACGGTTGATCTCCACCGTTGATTCCGCTCTTCCTTCCACCGCAACCACCGCCACCACCGCGTCTCCTGAGATCTCCACCGTTGATTCCTCCGCCGTCGATGTTGAGGTTGTTGACTCTTCTCCGCCGTCCGATGACGCTGATTCTCCGCCGCAGTCTGCCGCCGCATCTTCTGTAGTCGACTCTTCTCCGCCTTCCGACGGCGCAGATTCTCCGCCGCAGTCTGCCGCCGCATCTTCTGGAGctgacctacatgctaaaattaTTAAGCAG GTAGAATATTACTTCAGTGACGAAAACTTGCCAAGTGACAAGTTCTTGATAAAATATGTGAAGAAGGACAAACAAGGATTTG TGCCTATCTCAGTGATAGCTACTTTTAGGAAAGTGAAACGACTTACCAAAGATAGTTCAGTGATCGTGGATGCTCTTAAAGAGTCTTCCCAGCTT GTTGTAAGCTCAGATGGCAAAAAAGTGAAAAGGCTTCACCCTCTTCCATCAAGTCTGACCAATCCATCAAGCGAGACCAATTCTTCCAAG TTATGTACTATTGTTGTAGAAAATCTGCCTGAGGACAGTTCAACAGAGAACATTCGGAGGATTTTTGGTCAAGTTGGGAG TATAAAGAGTATATCCATACATGATCCGCAAGTTACTGGAGATGCAAACCGGACCAAAGCAGAGAAACAAATCAGTGGCAAG TTACATGCACTGATTGAGTATGAGACAGAAGAGGATGCTGAGAAAGCG GTTGCTTTAAATGACGAAACAGACTGGCGAAATGGGTTACGGGTTCAACTTCTTCGAAAGCGAATG GGACATGAGGTCGGACGAAAGGCCCGGAAGGGATCAGATTCTGAGAAGGGCGGTCAAGACCGAGTTCCTGCTTCAGTTAAAGAAGGAGATAAAACTCATTCAAATGAGAAGCCTAATGATGACCCTGATGACAAG GAAGGAGATCATGTATCTAAAGAAAAAAATGGACAAAAAGGTCGTAATCGATCAAAGGGACGAAAATATCGTGGCAACAATGGAATGG GCCATGGCACAACTAGTGCCATCGAGCCCTCTAAACCACCTCCCGGTCCCAAAATGCCTGATGGGACTAAAGGATTTGCTATGGGACGTGGGAGGCCCATCATTTCTGGGAACGTTTGA